CATTGCACTCTTGCTTTATAAGAATATACTAGATAGTGATCCGCCCTCGAGAGGGCGgctatattttttgtttttaaattattgcctaatataatttatatgtttgtgtgtttgtataatcatatttttgtatgatATGAATTCAATAGAATAGATAGTTTTTGtaagtatattaaataaatcaagtTTAATAAGTATGTAATTGTGTCTTTCCTTGTATTATATATgcatttttttgtaatcatatttgtgtttttatctgTGATCATATTTacgtattaaaaaaaagattagtaaagtattttgataattgtgttgaatttattatattgttaaaatataaatttgtgccatagattctgacccgccctTTCAGAGGACGGgtatatcttttgtttaaaaatttattttaaatttttttattttttttatttgtgttcttagtttttattatattaaacacgttaatgtttaaataaaatcaaaaagaataataaagttcctaaaataaagaaaatacatagttggacataacatttatcCCTTTGAAAGGGCGGGccaaaatctagttataatttaaatttagaaaaaaagttattttataaattaaaattttattttataaattatattcataTGAATATATAGTGTTAGAGTTTATTTTGAGAATTGGAGCCAAATATATTTACTGATTtcattagtattatatatttattgatttCAGTAGTATTATAACCTGAAATTTGATTTCAGTAGTATTAACAAAATACATTCTgatattaaaagttttaaaattttattacgaAAAACCATATGGGTTAATGGATCATGCACTGTTTAGATGGCTAATGGGCTCATTCCCATTTTATGATAGTAAAGGCACGTGAGAGAGACCACgtgacatcttcttctttatGATAAACCTAATTTTGTCTCGTATTTTTTACAGTCGACATTCTGGTTTTTGTTAACATTATGAAACTTCTCAAATATATAGGTTTTTAATCGTATAAACTTGTTAATCTTGCCATCTTTACAGAAAGTTTAACAATCGAGATCCCAACTTTTACCAAATTAGGTGGCCGGCTAACTCAGTTACTCAGGCGATTTAGAGGACATAGAATACCACCGATCAAACATGTACGCCACACAGTCATCTTCCGTGGacaaaaaatcgattttactaaactcttttttttggtaattttttaatAAGGGATGAAAAAGAACGTGGTGgtgtttaaaaaagaaaattgaacgTGGTAGTTTTTAAATTAATCAGATACAATTATATAAAGATAATAATAAGTGGTCTCTTGGATAAAAGAAATAGATAGTTGGACATAACTTTTTATCAATGGGTCAcactgctgttttaatagaatagatactATCATAATTATATATGGTTAAGTTTCGTATATTCCGCTAAGTAGActctaagaacatgattaatagaaagtttttaaggtggagtttttagcggaatataagaaactgtatcttaacttttaactaaaaaagataAGAATCGGCTCTTAATTAATCGGTTAgatatttaagagccggttcttaacttttttagttaaaagttaagaaacagtttcgtATATTCCGCTAAGTATCTCATCCTAAAAACTTTTCATTAAGCATGCTCTAACATGCGCAAATATGCACATATAACTATATAAGCATGCTTGTATGAGGAGTGTATCTATACATGTGTCTGGCATATATAATCTGAATGATTCAAAATACATACAACGTTCTTAGTTCTTCCATGCATTATATAAGAACAGATGAAAATAGAATATGGATATCAGTTATAGCAAAATACACATAAAATGAAGACCTGGTGATGTACgtacttttttatatatagacgCAGATAAATGATGCACTTGTTTGATGCATAAAATGGTGGGTGTATGAATGCATATATATACCTAAAGAGCTGCAAGAAggtttattaagaatttaagatGATGCTGATTACAAGTCCCTAGAAACATGTATAGAAAATGTCAAAATTCAAAGCCGTAAACATATACCGATATACTTATAAAGAAATAAGCTATATATAATTTCTTAACATTTAGACCAAAAAGAAACAAGCTATATATGAGTATTCCAATAGCGAAGAGACAAGTGCACGTTCAAAGAACATAAGAATATGGAGCATGTCGTTGTTCTTAAATCTTATATGGTATAGTCTTActcttacatatatataagtttatatattacACGTAAGTGTTTGTATATTTGTGTAATGTGGGGAATTCGAAAGCTAAGTGAAGTAGTTTAATTCCAAATATGACACCTAATAGGGGTCCTCATATATAGTTTATGTGTTCCATCTACGAACatatactaaatatatattggTGTGTCAATATGAAATCTAAAGTTTATATCATATTAGTTATCTAGGATTTATTTGACAATATAGgttaaatcatattatataaattattttaattaaaatattccaTAACTTTAAAATAACTGGCGATATCTGAAAACACACTGATCTGTTATATATTTAGTAAATTTATCGATCTAGAATATAAACAGAAGCCAAAGTTGGTACGAAACCATACAATGGCATCTTTTATTTAATCTTTACCAATAAACATTTGCCAATAAACATTTGCCATTATTACAACATGTTCTTTATATTTAAGCATTCTCAGCTTCTTGGTACTTCTCAACAATATCATCACTTGTTTCATATTCAACCatcttatatatattcttatatgcCTAAACAAAGTTGCTAAGTGACTAAAAGAATGTGATTAGTCACACTTTTAAATCACATAGCTTAACTTTATGATTCTTACCATAATGTTTCAGGCAGCAATCAGCATCAAAGCCAGAGAGTCAGAGCAGCTGTTGTGTCTAGCCTCCATGCAAAGCCACCAAACTCCATTTTCCATACATCACACGGCACCGTTTTGGTATACTTTGTCTCCTGCCAGGTGTACTGCATCCTCACCCTACACGTGAAAGCTCGGTAGTTACAATACATAGCCACCGTAGACTCCTCCGCCACCAACCACACCATAACATCCGGCAACGACAAAGATGACGACCAATCTTCACCGGAAACATTTCTCCGGTAAGCCTCGTTAACCCAAACCACGCGGTTCGAGGCATCCGTTACGAACGCAGGACACGTGTCCTTACCTAGATTATCCACCATCTCGACGTCCGTACATTCCACCGCATGGGAAGTCGAACTACCGTCATATACGCCTGTGACGGACTCCACCGTTATCCATGTCTCCACCTCCGCCGTTTCGCCGCTGTTAAACGTGGCCCACGTGTTGGTTTCTAGTGTTTCTACTCCGATTATCGTTTTCAGCGACGGATCGAGACTATCCTGATCTAACGGCGAGTAGTCGCCTGACGGATCGGATTTTTCCGGCATGAGCTGCAGCGTCACGACACCAGTTTGTTCCCGACCATCAGACACGTCAGATCTGCTCTTTCCTCGACACGTGGTTTTATTATTCTTCGAAACCCTAACGTACTTTCGTTTGGTTCGTTTACCGTATgagttgttgttattgttgtctCCTGTACCGCATGGTTGACCAGTCGTCGGCTTTGGAGCGATCGGACGGTACCGGAGCATGAGACTGTCGACGGAAACCTTATCCTGCGCCTTGCTGGCGTATCTTAGCGTACCCAACCACTCATCTTGTTCcattatctttctctctctctttctcccttTTTAATTAAACACTCTCacactctttctctctctctctttctttctataGTCTTTCTGTGTGTCTCTCTCCGGTGAGCCGAAAGATTATCACTCGGGGCAAATGAGGAGGAATGGCAATTCGCCACGTGGCCTAGGGTTAGCGTAAGATACAGTTAAATTATTGGATGGTTTCTGTGCATCTTCTGTGTCATCTTTTGCACCATATTTATGTCTCTTTTGCttctttaatttaattatttgttcCTCTCTTCTGTACGTACCTGAGATAAGAGTAACAagaataaaacattttatttgtattttgacGACCATTCAGAAACAACTACAAGTCCTAGGTTTCAGATAAATTCTAGTTAAACTTCCTACGATTACAATCCGTCAATTATCGTGCAGTTTATcaataattagttaaaaaaatcatgttaatcAATCATACAGATGAGTAACGCTAAACAGGGCATATAATATACACAGGTATGGATccattatacatatatgtacaagaacttgtgtgtgtgtgtttttttgtatGTGAGACATATATTAGCTTTTATCtaattaaacttaaaacaaCCAACATACTATAATTACATATCATATTCATTTTGTATATACATACAATATATGTTTATTGCATTCGTATAAATCGTATATAAAACTGGtttgacttaaaaaaaaaattaaaatagaatgtAGTCAAATAGAAAAATGgctcaaaatatatttactagTTGTAAACTgaactaaaattttacaatatgaACAAAATATCGTTGTCCTTTTTACGACGTTGTGCCATACAAAAATTTAGGTTTGATTATGATTGTAAAACAATGGCCAATACTATTATTAGATAACCTATTAGAGCTATTTAATTTGGGTCACTTAACTTTACATTTCAAATTTATCAGCAAATGTTTGTTTGATATGATTATGTATGGTCCAACACAccatagtttttaattttgacGGGACACTATAAACGAAGAGGCACACCCGTTGGTTATATAGAAGCAATGTGAAATATATGTTCTACCCATACAGATGCATCCACATAGGTTTCATATGATAAATTTAATGGTATGGCTTATCCAAGCCCTCCAATAGGCAATAATGTTGTATATTCCCccattttctattatattaatGCGTGGGtccaaatcaaaacaaaatatgctGTTCTACCTTATTTGAGGACTCTTATTGGTCCTTGTAATCTCCGACCAATCAAGTTGCATTATGTGTCCTCCATTCCTGAGTTGAAAAAGCTGTTATGCCATGACTCATCGCACATTTTGAGaaaatatacatacatattcTTTTGTATTTATTCATACCATATGCATAATGCATGCCAACATACGTGAGTAGGAAATGTTCGTGACAATTGATGTTTGTAGATATCATTGAACAATaccttgtctttttttttttgttacatataACTATGGTGTGGTGTTATCCCAAAAGCGTTCTAGGTCTAAAAACTAATCACTAAATATCTTTCGCAATCCATGTTTTTCTAGCATTAAAGCGTTCTAGATAGCTGGATTCGAATCCAGGTGGCGTCGAAGCTCCGGTAACCTTATCTTTtctttaactaagaaaaaacttagaaaacaaaataaagttagactaaaacaaaataaaacatacgTTGTTCCACACGTGTTTAATCAAACAAAGAATACATTTATTATTCTGTGTTTCCAGTTTTTGGTGATACATACTCAAAACTGATTCTAACCACGCAAAGTTGCTTCCTACTTTATAAATTTCACAAAATTtgctttattttattataattttagtaaagactccaaaaaaatgataaaatggaGAACATTCcttttcaaaacatttttattacAACACTGCATTATATCACGGAAGCCAAATATAACTAGATttcttcttcaaaaaaaaaaaaatataactagaTACAATCTCTAATAGGGTTCCAAACACAATAAAATTCTGCATTAAGTAGAAACAAATGGGCTCATGCAATTTGACGTTGGCCCGGCCCATAGGCCCAAAAAGGTAGAACGAACTATCGTGTGTTAGCAGCCGCTGTGTCATCGTGGAACTCCCATTTTCTCTCGTTTCccttttacttcttcttctacgTTCCTCGATCGCCGATCTCGTCACTTCATTTACCGGTTAGTCTCTCTCTGTAGCCGATGTTTCGTATTCGAATATGTTATCTGACATTTGATTGACAGCTATCTATATCCACGGATCTGTATGTAGACTCAGATTTCTAGGGCTTGTTCGCCTTTGTGCATTATCACTGCTTCGTGATTCTGTTTTGATTCGTTTTATTTGCTCTCCAGGGGATTGATTGATTTGGTCCACATCAAATGGTTGGAGGAGGAGTTATCCAGCAAATTCTCAGGAGGAAGCTTCACTCCCAATCAGTCGTGAGATGTTTCCCACTCTCAATTTACCCTTTTTTATATAGATTCTAATTTGATTTGTGTTGAGTAAGATTTCAGCTTGGGATCTGTTTTAAGAGAGAATCCTCGAGAtttctttgttattttgtttggttactGTGGGTAAAGCTTCGTGCTTTGGGAGATAGAGTATcatcttttgaatttttagtgTCATTTGTTAGAAAGATATGGTCTGTTGATTTTTGTATAGATGTTTTGCAACAATCTTTGTTTTCTTAGTATTGTTTTTGTGTTATTCCTCCAGGCAACTCCGGTTCTGTCGTGGTTTTCTTCTAAGAAAGCTCATGTGGACGCTGGTTCTTCTGGTGTAAGAGCATTTGCCCTCTTGGGTGCTGGTGTTACTGGGCTGCTGAGTTTCTCTACAGTAGCATCTGCTGATGAGGCTGAACACGGATTGGCCTGTCCTGACTACCCTTGGCCTCATGATGGCATTCTCAGCTCATACGACCATGCTTCGTGAGTGTTTATCTACTTATTGTCACCACTCTTGTTTGTTGGTAGCATCCTTTTAGTATTTTTTGTCATAGATTGTTTTGCTTTTATAAGCTAAAGTGCTTATCATGTTACCTAATATGGTTAAACTGTGAAACTTGGGCTAATAGTGTTTTATACTGTGTTGACTGATGAAGGTTTGATGTTGTGTGTGCAGGATCCGTCGTGGGCATCAAGTTTATCAACAAGTCTGTGCATCTTGCCATTCAATGTCTCTGATCTCATACCGTGATTTGGTGGGTGTCGCCTACACCGAGGAAGAGGCAAAGGCAATGGCAGCTGAAATCGAGGTTGTTGATGGACCTAATGATGAGGGTGAGATGTTCACCCGTCCTGGTAAACTCAGTGACCGCTTGCCTCAACCTTATGCCAATGAATCCGCTGCAAGGTTCGCTAATGGTGGAGCCTATCCTCCTGATCTAAGTCTTATCACTAAGGTCTGTTACTGGTTTACGTAAAACTGAATATCTGTAGCaaatttgggtttagtgatcTAAGTGGTTCCACTGTTCTTCCTGCCAGGCACGTCACAACGGTCAAAACTACGTCTTTGCTCTTCTAACTGGTTACCGTGATCCTCCTGCTGGCATTTCGGTAATCTATATCTCATTTTCTACATTGTAGTCTTCGAATTCAGATTTGCTGATAGTGAAAGAATTCATGATAATTTTACAGATAAGAGAGGGGTTACACTACAATCCTTATTTCCCTGGGGGAGCAATTGCTATGCCGAAAATGCTTAATGATGAAGCTGTTGAGTATGAAGATGGTGTCCCCGCCACAGAGGCACAGGTGAGGTTTCCTTCATTTAACACATTTGAAACACGAATCTTTGGCTTAGTGCTCAGTGTCAGGGTTTTACCTTTGCTTTTTGTCAATTTCGAGCGCAGATGGGTAAAGATGTTGTGTCATTCTTGTCTTGGGCAGCTGAACCAGAAATGGAAGAGAGGAAATTGGTAGGTTTATCTTCCTTTTTATGCGCCGGTGCAAATTGCATTTTGGTTAATGTGGGAAAGTTTCCGATGAAGTTACTTAAATTGTTGTCTTGTAGCAAGGTATAGTATGCTAATAGTTCTTAGTCTTAGAGCTAAGACATGGTTGACTAGTTCTTACGATCCTTCCAACCCAGCTTCTAAACTCAATCAAAGAACTAACTATAACCGGGAACTAGCTCTTATTTAGGTTCAGATAGCACTATTAATGTGGTTGGGTTTCATTGTTTGCAGATGGGTTTCAAGTGGATATTCCTACTATCGCTGGCTCTGCTCCAAGCAGCGTACTACAGGCGACTGAAATGGTCGGTTCTCAAGTCCCGGAAGCTGGTTCTTGACGTGGTGAACTAGAGCACCGCTTACTAAAGCTTTTGCAGTGGCTCCACACAATCGTTTTTTCAACAATGGATGTTTAAAATAGGAGAAGAGCCTTTCTCTGAGGGTAATAACGTATCTCTCCATTTTTCTGTGTCATAAAAATCTTTGAAGGTGGAAAGACCAATCTTTCTTGTTTTACCTTTTGAGTATCTCTAGAGAGTTTTATGAGGATAATAACGAAAAAAGTTTGATCCTCGTAATCAAACATGATTTGAAGATTatacattttgttttgtttcctctCTCAAACTGCTACTGTTCATCTTTCCGGTTTGTTTTCAAGAAAGACTACATCTTTGTACTCACTTTCCTGTATTCGTCGACATTGATGTATctggaaaatatttatatttctttagtCACAAGGGAGAGTTTTTCCGTTTTTCAACAACATACAGATGAAACTTAAAAGAAAACTATCTACACCGAATCACCCACCCACTGTTACCTCCGAACGTCCAGACGTAAGCTTGAGTATTGGGCGTGTGAGTCTTTGATGGGCCTAGTTGGGCTTGGTAAGCCCATATAATCAGGCAAACCTTCTGGCTCGTTCAGAGgggaagagagaaaaaaaaaaggaaacaaggAGCGGAGTGAGATATCTGGTAGGGGAAAACCACCGGCGCACATCTTTTAACGGTAATCAGAGATTCTCCCACCGACGTGAAagctttctttctcttttgtctcCGTCGTGTTACTTTAGATCTATATAACTGTAACTGAGATGTCTCTTCAAAAACACCAATGGCGAGCAAACCTGATCATCATCACCACCGAACTTCTAGGAGACTGATGCTTGTATTGTACTTCACTTGTGTTCTCGTCGCAGCTTTTCTCTGTCTGTCTTCTACCAAACCATCATTATCCAGCGTTTCTTCCATCTGGGTACCTGAAAACCCACCGGAGATTCAAGCTCCGAGCATCGATTCCCGGATCGTTCAGAAGGTAAGTTTCGACCCATTGTGTAAAAACGATGACTTTCTCTCTTGGGTTCttaaagttttctccttttcatACAGAGAAGCAAACAATCGAACGAGACAAAAGATGACCATGTAAATAACATCCGTTTACTATCGGCGACATTTGCCGATTTGCCGGCACCGGAGTTACAATGGGAGAAAATGCCGTCAGCTCCAGTTCCTCGACTTGATGGATACTCCGTgcaaatcaaaaaccttttGTATGTCTTCTCTGGCTACGGCAGTCTCGACTACGTAAGTACTCTTTTACGGTTCACTATATATACTCAAATGTTCAGAAGAATGTGCTGTTAATGAAAAGGTTGATGACTTTGATTACCCCTCAGGTTCATTCTCATGTGGATGTGTTCAATTTCACAGACAACAAATGGTGTGACAGATTCGACACTCCTAAAGAGATGGCTAATTCTCACCTCGGGATCGTGACGGATGGACGGTATGTGT
This genomic interval from Brassica napus cultivar Da-Ae chromosome A6, Da-Ae, whole genome shotgun sequence contains the following:
- the LOC106349269 gene encoding uncharacterized protein LOC106349269, whose amino-acid sequence is MEQDEWLGTLRYASKAQDKVSVDSLMLRYRPIAPKPTTGQPCGTGDNNNNNSYGKRTKRKYVRVSKNNKTTCRGKSRSDVSDGREQTGVVTLQLMPEKSDPSGDYSPLDQDSLDPSLKTIIGVETLETNTWATFNSGETAEVETWITVESVTGVYDGSSTSHAVECTDVEMVDNLGKDTCPAFVTDASNRVVWVNEAYRRNVSGEDWSSSLSLPDVMVWLVAEESTVAMYCNYRAFTCRVRMQYTWQETKYTKTVPCDVWKMEFGGFAWRLDTTAALTLWL
- the LOC106349270 gene encoding cytochrome c1 1, heme protein, mitochondrial, which codes for MVGGGVIQQILRRKLHSQSVATPVLSWFSSKKAHVDAGSSGVRAFALLGAGVTGLLSFSTVASADEAEHGLACPDYPWPHDGILSSYDHASIRRGHQVYQQVCASCHSMSLISYRDLVGVAYTEEEAKAMAAEIEVVDGPNDEGEMFTRPGKLSDRLPQPYANESAARFANGGAYPPDLSLITKARHNGQNYVFALLTGYRDPPAGISIREGLHYNPYFPGGAIAMPKMLNDEAVEYEDGVPATEAQMGKDVVSFLSWAAEPEMEERKLMGFKWIFLLSLALLQAAYYRRLKWSVLKSRKLVLDVVN